In the genome of Gemmatimonadota bacterium, the window GTCGCGCAGGCCGTCGCCGATGAGCGAGAATCCAAGCATGACAAGGGCGATCATGAATACCGGAAAGAGGGCGAGGTGCCAGTAGTAGATCACGTTGGGCAGATGGCTGCTGACCATCTGTCCCCAGCTCGGCGTGGGCGGGTTGATGCCCAGTCCGAGGAAGCTTAGTCCCGCCTC includes:
- a CDS encoding ABC transporter permease subunit, encoding EAGLSFLGLGINPPTPSWGQMVSSHLPNVIYYWHLALFPVFMIALVMLGFSLIGDGLRDALDPRMNE